In Nicotiana tabacum cultivar K326 chromosome 19, ASM71507v2, whole genome shotgun sequence, one DNA window encodes the following:
- the LOC107823131 gene encoding ATPase GET3A-like, with translation MDSNNNNNQDLPEATVQNVLEQDTLKWVFVGGKGGVGKTTCSSILGILLSQVRSSVLLISTDPAHNLSDAFQQRFTKSPTLVNGFSNLYAMEIDPTVEKEDSVSSDGMDDFLSDLTNAIPGIDEAMSFAEMLKLVQTMDYSVIVFDTAPTGHTLRLLQFPSTLEKGLAKVMSLKSRFGGVLSQMTRLLGVDEEFGEAAILGKLEGMKEIIEEVNKQFKDPDLTTFVCVCIPEFLSLYETERLVQELAKFEIDTHNIIINQVIFDEEVVESKLLKARMRMQQKYLDQFYMLYDDFNITKLPLLPQEVCGVEALKGFSHHFITPYKPSLARGSVEELENRVASLKEQLKDAETELEQVRKGKQKV, from the exons ATGGattccaataataataataatcaagatTTACCAGAAGCCACAGTGCAAAACGTGCTAGAGCAAGATACACTGAAGTGGGTATTTGTAGGGGGTAAAGGTGGGGTTGGCAAAACTACATGTAGTTCAATTCTTGGTATCCTTCTTTCTCAGGTCAGATCCTCAGTTCTCCTTATATCTACTGACCCTGCTCACAATCTCAGTGATGCCTTCCAACAACGCTTTACCAAGTCTCCTACCCTTGTCAATGGCTTCTCCAATTTGTATGCCATG GAAATTGATCCAACTGTGGAGAAAGAAGACTCAGTCAGTTCAGATGGGATGGATGACTTTTTGTCTGACTTGACAAATGCAATTCCAGGGATTGATGAAGCTATGAGCTTTGCGGAGATGCTAAA ATTGGTGCAAACCATGGACTACTCGGTAATAGTGTTTGATACAGCCCCAACAGGGCATACTCTTAGGCTATTACAATTCCCATCGACTCTAGAGAAAGGGCTTGCCAAAGTGATGAGTTTGAAGAGTAGATTCGGAGGTGTGCTGAGTCAG ATGACTCGCCTATTGGGTGTTGATGAAGAATTTGGGGAGGCTGCCATCCTTGGCAAGCTTGAAGGCATGAAAGAAATTATTGAAGAAGTGAACAAACAGTTTAAGGATCCG gACTTGACAACATTTGTTTGTGTTTGCATTCCGGAATTCCTCTCTCTATATGAGACTGAAAGACTAGTTCAGGAACTTGCTAAATTTGAGATTGATACACACAACATTATAATTAACCAAGTGATTTTCGACGAAGAAG TTGTTGAATCCAAGTTGCTGAAGGCTAGAATGCGGATGCAACAGAAGTACTTGGATCAGTTCTACATGTTATATGATGACTTTAACATTACAAAGTTACCTTTGCTGCCACAAGAG GTTTGTGGGGTTGAAGCCCTAAAAGGATTTTCACATCATTTTATAACACCATACAAGCCTTCTCTTGCTCGAGGCTCGGTGGAAGAGCTGGAGAACAGAGTAGCTTCATTGAAAGAACAGTTGAAAGATGCTGAAACAGAATTAGAGCAAGTTAGAAAAGGCAAACAGAAGGTATAA
- the LOC107826789 gene encoding ubiquitin-related modifier 1 homolog 1 gives MQLTLEFGGGLELLCDSVKIHNINVDPQDGEKQLTMKNLLTWVRTNLIKERPEMFMKGDSVRPGVLVLVNDTDWELSGQLETVLEEKDNVVFISTLHGG, from the exons ATGCAATTGACACTTGAATTCGG GGGAGGATTGGAACTTCTTTGTGATTCTGTGAAGATCCATAACATCAATGTTGACCCTCAAGATGGAGAGAAGCAG TTGACGATGAAAAACTTGCTCACTTGGGTTCGCACCAATTTGATCAAGGAGAGGCCTGAAATGTTTATGAAAGGAGACTCAGT GAGGCCTGGAGTTCTAGTCCTTGTAAATGACACTGATTGGGAACTAAGTGGCCAGCTTGAAACAGTGCTGGAAGAGAAGGATAACGTTGTTTTCATCTCAACATTGCATGGCGGTTGA
- the LOC107826787 gene encoding uncharacterized protein LOC107826787, protein MKFTREEMHTVPIWVKFSGLNFKYWSAKGLSKIGSLVGKPLMVDHNTEQKIGLSFARLLVEVNMDIALPEVVMFRNEMGNVVEQKVAYDWKLTVCKFCNKYGDSKEVCRKKNPSNPVQNAKEKQGEKEQATMEKMWEARPFLTRGMVNCLAWNVRGLNAPNKQREVKLLCNKFSVWRYTTNLNYHYNGRIVVVWRPDFYRVTPLSMNARVLSCEVYYIPIHATFGVSFVYAFNTKEEKKGMWEYLKEHVASCKSPWLVIGDFNSILNMEDRIRGNIVSWAKVMEFNKCIEACGLIELPNQGCKYSWNDKHSDQGIYSKIDWALINNDWLDSMPDCKAIFLPEGISDHCPVNERHRGRKPFKFCNVWTQHPQYLEQVERGWNIEIDGCKMLRAVRKLKLLKKTLRVLNKNFFKNIEDEVKEDREALLQVQKQLQLIPTDPNVQQEEHQKYQKSRHSSYLAEVYLQQKSKATWIKLGDDNIRYFYSVIKHKRLQQAITQLKDDRDNW, encoded by the exons ATGAAATTCACTCGTGAAGAGATGCACACTGTGCCAATTTGGGTCAAATTTTCAGGATTGAATTTCAAATATTGGAGTGCAAAGGGATTGAGTAAAATTGGCAGTTTAGTGGGAAAACCTCTCATGGTCGACCATAACACTGAGCAAAAGATTGGACTGAGTTTTGCTAGATTGCTAGTAGAAGTAAATATGGATATTGCCCTTCCTGAAGTGGTGATGTTCAGGAATGAAATGGGTAATGTTGTTGAACAAAAAGTCGCTTATGATTGGAAACTCACTGTGTGTAAGTTTTGCAACAAGTATGGGGATTCTAAAGAGGTGTGTAGGAAGAAGAATCCTTCAAACCCTGTACAAAATGCGAAGGAGAAACAAGGTGAGAAGGAGCAGGCAACA ATGGAGAAAATGTGGGAGGCTCGACCATTCCTCACTCGGggaatggttaattgcctagcaTGGAATGTTAGGGGCCTAAATGCCCCTAATAAGCAGAGGGAGGTGAAGCTCCTCTGCAATAAA TTTAGTGTGTGGAGGTATACCACAAATCTGAACTATCATTACAATGGTAGGATTGTAGTGGTCTGGAGACCTGACTTCTATAGAGTAACACCTTTAAGTATGAATGCACGGGTTTTGTCCTGTGAGGTGTATTATATTCCCATACATGCTACATTTGGAGTATCCTTTGTGTATGCATTTAACACTAAGGAGGAAAAGAAAGGTATGTGGGAGTATCTAAAAGAACATGTAGCAAGCTGCAAAAGCCCATGGTTGGTTATAGGTGATTTCAATTCTATTTTAAACATGGAGGATAGAATAAGAGGTAATATTGTCTCGTGGGCTAAAGTAATGGAGTTTAATAAGTGTATAGAAGCATGTGGATTGATTGAACTACCTAATCAAGGGTGCAAATATTCATGGAATGATAAACATAGTGATCAAGGAATATATTCTAAGATAGATTGGGCACTAATCAATAATGATTGGCTTGATTCAATGCCTGATTGTAAAGCAATATTTCTCCCTGAAGGCATAAGTGACCACTGTCCAGTGAATGAGAGACATAGAGGCAGGAAACCTTTTAAGTTCTGTAATGTATGGACTCAACATCCACAATACTTGGAGCAGGTTGAAAGAGGTTGGAATATAGAGATTGATGGCTGTAAAATGTTAAGGGCGGTTAGAAAATTGAAGTTATTAAAGAAAACTCTAAGAGTCTTGAACAAAAATTTCTTCAAGAATATTGAGGATGAAGTAAAAGAGGATAGGGAAGCTTTATTGCAAGTTCAGAAGCAGTTACAGCTTATACCAACAGATCCAAACGTGCAACAAGAAGAACATCAGAAATACCAAAAGTCCAGACATTCATCTTACTTAGCTGAGGTCTACTTGCAACAAAAAAGTAAGGCTACATGGATAAAATTAGGAGATGACAACATTAGATACTTCTATTCAGTCATCAAACATAAGAGGCTCCAACAGGCAATTACTCAATTAAAGGATGATCGGGATAACTGGTAG